A DNA window from Suncus etruscus isolate mSunEtr1 chromosome 8, mSunEtr1.pri.cur, whole genome shotgun sequence contains the following coding sequences:
- the THSD1 gene encoding thrombospondin type-1 domain-containing protein 1 isoform X2 yields the protein MKQMLKDVSNLLLVVLCDYVLGEADYLLLVKPDHVALSNSTVTVDFQSLDSANGTLRNVSILLLEANTNQTIVTKYLETNDSQGRIEFECFFFQEAGDYWFVMSPEETDNSSTTVPWWESGAVLRVEWPVFHVDLNRTTQAAEGTFQVGLATSQTLCAFPRDKPKLLVDVVFTNSLPEARVGQGHPVEIRNHQRTELCQSQWLEFDCAPVGPEAYVTVVLRLLGRNSVITSVGPIDLARKFGYKLVMVPELTCESEVEVKVLPPPCTFVQGVVAVSLETSSHPGERISRMAINSLALGERRTAFNCTLFDMGRNKYCFDFGVSSRSHFSAKEKKCMLIQRNIALRSSSPTPLQPHAPAKSNNIVTVTGISLCLFIIVATVLITLWRRFGRAPKCGTPARHNSLHSPSFRKNSDEENICELSEPRGSFSDVGDGPAGGPEDMGIPLTYRRNGLGPPEDDTSGSESFQSSAQKIIPPLFSYRLAQQQLKEMKKKGLTETTKVYHVSQSPLTDTAIDVAKSPPLDPEGPENAANKFRIKSPFLEPPGLGSEERSPSRLDGAISPANCAMSPSQTLIRKSQLRQLGSRGGLSERSHSRSAHFRRTASFHESKQARPFRERSMSTLTPRQAPAYSARTWTWDQAEDRARPQSRGAGPFPEKLDALQRTCGTSGQLNPLPKSYTLGQPSKKPDLGDRQMVAGERIETHRTRRGPSPSHRGISRKQPSPSTLKESYQQVSPLSPSQCRNDRCQSFPAQPELAFYDNTSFGLTEAEQRMLDLPGYFGSNEEDENASTLSVEKLVI from the exons ATGAAACAAATGTTGAAAGACGTTTCAAATCTATTGTTGGTGGTTCTCTGTGACTATG TTCTCGGGGAAGCTGACTACCTTCTCTTGGTGAAGCCAGACCATGTAGCACTCAGCAATAGCACCGTGACTGTGGATTTTCAATCTCTTGACAGTGCCAATGGGACACTAAGGAATGTGTCCATCCTGTTACTGGAGGCCAACACCAACCAGACAATTGTCACCAAATACCTAGAGACCAACGACTCACAGGGCAGAATCGAGTTTGAATGCTTCTTCTTTCAAGAAGCTGGAGATTACTGGTTCGTGATGTCCCCAGAAGAGACTGACAACAGCAGCACCACTGTGCCCTGGTGGGAGAGTGGGGCTGTCCTCAGGGTGGAGTGGCCTGTCTTTCATGTGGACTTGAACAGGACAACACAGGCTGCTGAAGGCACCTTCCAGGTGGGCCTGGCTACCAGTCAAACACTGTGTGCATTCCCCAGAGACAAGCCTAAGCTCCTGGTGGACGTGGTCTTCACCAACAGTCTCCCTGAGGCCAGAGTGGGCCAGGGACATCCTGTAGAGATACGGAACCACCAGCGCACAGAGCTGTGTCAGAGTCAGTGGCTGGAGTTTGACTGTGCTCCTGTAGGTCCTGAGGCCTATGTCACTGTAGTCCTGAGACTGCTTGGGCGAAACTCTGTCATCACCTCAGTGGGGCCCATTGACCTGGCACGGAAATTTGGATACAAACTAGTGATGGTGCCTGAACTCACATGTGAGTCTGAGGTGGAGGTAAAGGTGCTGCCACCGCCCTGCACCTTCGTCCAAGGAGTGGTGGCTGTCTCCCTGGAGACCTCTAGCCATCCTGGGGAAAGGATCTCTCGGATGGCCATCAACAGCCTGGCTTTGGGGGAGAGGAGAACAGCATTCAACTGCACTCTCTTCGACATGGGGAGAAATAAATACTGCTTTGACTTTGGAGTTTCAAGCAGAAGTCATTTTTCCGCTAAGGAGAAGAAGTGCATGCTCATTCAGAGAAATATAG CTCTCCGTTCCTCCAGTCCAACGCCCCTTCAGCCCCATGCCCCAGCGAAGTCCAACAACATTGTGACAGTCACCGGAATATCTCTGTGCCTGTTCATCATTGTGGCCACCGTACTCATCACCCTCTGGAGGAGGTTCGGCAGGGCCCCGAAGTGTGGTACCCCAGCCCGCCACAACTCCCTGCACTCCCCCAGCTTCCGGAAAAACTCAGATGAAGAGAACATCTGTGAGCTGAGCGAGCCACGGGGGAGCttctcagatgtgggtgatgggCCTGCAGGGGGCCCTGAGGACATGGGCATCCCTCTGACTTACAGGCGGAATGGGCTGGGGCCTCCTGAGGATGACACGTCAGGCAGTGAGAGCTTCCAGTCCAGCGCCCAGAAGATCATCCCCCCACTCTTCAGCTACCGTCTGGCCCAGCAGCAGTTGAAGGAGATGAAGAAGAAGGGCCTGACAGAAACCACCAAGGTATACCATGTGTCCCAGAGTCCCCTGACAGACACGGCCATTGATGTGGCCAAAAGCCCCCCCTTAGATCCTGAAGGCCCAGAAAATGCAGCCAACAAGTTCCGCATTAAGTCCCCATTTCTGGAGCCACCCGGGTTAGGTAGTGAGGAGAGGTCGCCCTCCAGGCTGGAtggtgccatctctccagccaacTGTGCCATGAGCCCCAGCCAGACTCTGATCCGCAAATCCCAGCTCAGGCAGCTGGGCAGCAGAGGAGGGTTGTCGGAGCGCAGTCACTCCCGGAGTGCCCATTTTAGGAGGACGGCTAGTTTTCATGAGAGCAAGCAGGCCAGGCCATTCAGGGAGCGAAGCATGTCCACACTGACTCCCCGGCAGGCCCCAGCCTACAGTGCCAGGACTTGGACCTGGGACCAGGCAGAGGACAGAGCCAGGCCACAGAGCCGAGGCGCCGGTCCATTTCCTGAGAAACTGGATGCTCTCCAAAGGACCTGTGGTACCAGTGGCCAGCTGAACCCACTCCCCAAATCCTACACCTTGGGGCAGCCCAGCAAGAAACCAGATCTGGGGGATCGTCAGATGGTGGCAGGTGAGAGAATAGAGACTCACAGAACTCGCAGAGGACCATCTCCCAGCCACAGGGGTATCTCAAGGAAGCAACCTTCTCCCTCCACTCTCAAAGAGAGCTACCAGCAGGTCAGCCCCCTGAGCCCTTCCCAGTGTAGAAATGACAGGTGTCAAAGCTTCCCTGCCCAACCTGAGCTCGCTTTCTATGACAATACTTCATTTGGACTCACTGAGGCTGAGCAGAGAATGCTGGACCTTCCTGGGTATTTTGGGTCCAATGAAGAGGATGAAAACGCAAGTACCCTTAGCGTGGAGAAGCTAGTCATCTAG
- the THSD1 gene encoding thrombospondin type-1 domain-containing protein 1 isoform X1, with product MKQMLKDVSNLLLVVLCDYVLGEADYLLLVKPDHVALSNSTVTVDFQSLDSANGTLRNVSILLLEANTNQTIVTKYLETNDSQGRIEFECFFFQEAGDYWFVMSPEETDNSSTTVPWWESGAVLRVEWPVFHVDLNRTTQAAEGTFQVGLATSQTLCAFPRDKPKLLVDVVFTNSLPEARVGQGHPVEIRNHQRTELCQSQWLEFDCAPVGPEAYVTVVLRLLGRNSVITSVGPIDLARKFGYKLVMVPELTCESEVEVKVLPPPCTFVQGVVAVSLETSSHPGERISRMAINSLALGERRTAFNCTLFDMGRNKYCFDFGVSSRSHFSAKEKKCMLIQRNIETWGLWQPWSLCSTTCGDGMRERHRVCLTSSPSRTSCPGVSSETSPCSLEDCAALRSSSPTPLQPHAPAKSNNIVTVTGISLCLFIIVATVLITLWRRFGRAPKCGTPARHNSLHSPSFRKNSDEENICELSEPRGSFSDVGDGPAGGPEDMGIPLTYRRNGLGPPEDDTSGSESFQSSAQKIIPPLFSYRLAQQQLKEMKKKGLTETTKVYHVSQSPLTDTAIDVAKSPPLDPEGPENAANKFRIKSPFLEPPGLGSEERSPSRLDGAISPANCAMSPSQTLIRKSQLRQLGSRGGLSERSHSRSAHFRRTASFHESKQARPFRERSMSTLTPRQAPAYSARTWTWDQAEDRARPQSRGAGPFPEKLDALQRTCGTSGQLNPLPKSYTLGQPSKKPDLGDRQMVAGERIETHRTRRGPSPSHRGISRKQPSPSTLKESYQQVSPLSPSQCRNDRCQSFPAQPELAFYDNTSFGLTEAEQRMLDLPGYFGSNEEDENASTLSVEKLVI from the exons ATGAAACAAATGTTGAAAGACGTTTCAAATCTATTGTTGGTGGTTCTCTGTGACTATG TTCTCGGGGAAGCTGACTACCTTCTCTTGGTGAAGCCAGACCATGTAGCACTCAGCAATAGCACCGTGACTGTGGATTTTCAATCTCTTGACAGTGCCAATGGGACACTAAGGAATGTGTCCATCCTGTTACTGGAGGCCAACACCAACCAGACAATTGTCACCAAATACCTAGAGACCAACGACTCACAGGGCAGAATCGAGTTTGAATGCTTCTTCTTTCAAGAAGCTGGAGATTACTGGTTCGTGATGTCCCCAGAAGAGACTGACAACAGCAGCACCACTGTGCCCTGGTGGGAGAGTGGGGCTGTCCTCAGGGTGGAGTGGCCTGTCTTTCATGTGGACTTGAACAGGACAACACAGGCTGCTGAAGGCACCTTCCAGGTGGGCCTGGCTACCAGTCAAACACTGTGTGCATTCCCCAGAGACAAGCCTAAGCTCCTGGTGGACGTGGTCTTCACCAACAGTCTCCCTGAGGCCAGAGTGGGCCAGGGACATCCTGTAGAGATACGGAACCACCAGCGCACAGAGCTGTGTCAGAGTCAGTGGCTGGAGTTTGACTGTGCTCCTGTAGGTCCTGAGGCCTATGTCACTGTAGTCCTGAGACTGCTTGGGCGAAACTCTGTCATCACCTCAGTGGGGCCCATTGACCTGGCACGGAAATTTGGATACAAACTAGTGATGGTGCCTGAACTCACATGTGAGTCTGAGGTGGAGGTAAAGGTGCTGCCACCGCCCTGCACCTTCGTCCAAGGAGTGGTGGCTGTCTCCCTGGAGACCTCTAGCCATCCTGGGGAAAGGATCTCTCGGATGGCCATCAACAGCCTGGCTTTGGGGGAGAGGAGAACAGCATTCAACTGCACTCTCTTCGACATGGGGAGAAATAAATACTGCTTTGACTTTGGAGTTTCAAGCAGAAGTCATTTTTCCGCTAAGGAGAAGAAGTGCATGCTCATTCAGAGAAATATAG AGACGTGGGGACTATGGCAGCCTTGGAGCCTGTGCAGCACCACATGTGGGGATGGAATGCGAGAGCGCCACCGTGTGTGTCTGACTTCCTCCCCCTCCAGAACCAGCTGCCCTGGAGTGTCCTCAGAGACTTCGCCGTGCTCCCTGGAGGACTGTGCTG CTCTCCGTTCCTCCAGTCCAACGCCCCTTCAGCCCCATGCCCCAGCGAAGTCCAACAACATTGTGACAGTCACCGGAATATCTCTGTGCCTGTTCATCATTGTGGCCACCGTACTCATCACCCTCTGGAGGAGGTTCGGCAGGGCCCCGAAGTGTGGTACCCCAGCCCGCCACAACTCCCTGCACTCCCCCAGCTTCCGGAAAAACTCAGATGAAGAGAACATCTGTGAGCTGAGCGAGCCACGGGGGAGCttctcagatgtgggtgatgggCCTGCAGGGGGCCCTGAGGACATGGGCATCCCTCTGACTTACAGGCGGAATGGGCTGGGGCCTCCTGAGGATGACACGTCAGGCAGTGAGAGCTTCCAGTCCAGCGCCCAGAAGATCATCCCCCCACTCTTCAGCTACCGTCTGGCCCAGCAGCAGTTGAAGGAGATGAAGAAGAAGGGCCTGACAGAAACCACCAAGGTATACCATGTGTCCCAGAGTCCCCTGACAGACACGGCCATTGATGTGGCCAAAAGCCCCCCCTTAGATCCTGAAGGCCCAGAAAATGCAGCCAACAAGTTCCGCATTAAGTCCCCATTTCTGGAGCCACCCGGGTTAGGTAGTGAGGAGAGGTCGCCCTCCAGGCTGGAtggtgccatctctccagccaacTGTGCCATGAGCCCCAGCCAGACTCTGATCCGCAAATCCCAGCTCAGGCAGCTGGGCAGCAGAGGAGGGTTGTCGGAGCGCAGTCACTCCCGGAGTGCCCATTTTAGGAGGACGGCTAGTTTTCATGAGAGCAAGCAGGCCAGGCCATTCAGGGAGCGAAGCATGTCCACACTGACTCCCCGGCAGGCCCCAGCCTACAGTGCCAGGACTTGGACCTGGGACCAGGCAGAGGACAGAGCCAGGCCACAGAGCCGAGGCGCCGGTCCATTTCCTGAGAAACTGGATGCTCTCCAAAGGACCTGTGGTACCAGTGGCCAGCTGAACCCACTCCCCAAATCCTACACCTTGGGGCAGCCCAGCAAGAAACCAGATCTGGGGGATCGTCAGATGGTGGCAGGTGAGAGAATAGAGACTCACAGAACTCGCAGAGGACCATCTCCCAGCCACAGGGGTATCTCAAGGAAGCAACCTTCTCCCTCCACTCTCAAAGAGAGCTACCAGCAGGTCAGCCCCCTGAGCCCTTCCCAGTGTAGAAATGACAGGTGTCAAAGCTTCCCTGCCCAACCTGAGCTCGCTTTCTATGACAATACTTCATTTGGACTCACTGAGGCTGAGCAGAGAATGCTGGACCTTCCTGGGTATTTTGGGTCCAATGAAGAGGATGAAAACGCAAGTACCCTTAGCGTGGAGAAGCTAGTCATCTAG